ATAGTGTAATTATCTACAATAAAATCTGTCAGTAAATCAAATTGAAGATAAAATCTAACACAAAAATTTCTTTGCTGATAATTTTTGGTACAATAATTACATACTTTATAATTGTAAATACGATGTCATAATGAATAACATCTGATATGATTGAAGAAACTCTTGAACACATTGGAATTCTTTCACCTTTATTGATAATGGGGTTGGGACTTGCAGTTGGAATACAACATGCATTTGAGCCAGATCATGTTACAGCGGTAAGTACTCAGATCTTAAAATCAAAATTTATGGCAAAATCTACAAAACAACTAATCAGAGAATCCATAACAAAATCATCAATTTTAGGTGTACTTTGGGGATCTGGGCATACTACAACCCTTGTTTTAATTGGATTTTTGGTATATGCATTTGCATTAACAATACAGGACAAAATCTTTTCAGGATTTGAATTCATAGTTGGGATAATGCTTGTATTTTTAGGGGTAACAACAATTCTTAATAAAAAAATCCAATTAAAACACAAACATCCACATCAGCATAAAGATGGAACCATTCATCTTGAAAAACATACTCATGATGACTCTGAACATAGACACACTCACAAATCATATCTAATTGGTCTGATACATGGATTGGCGGGAAGTGGAAGTTTGGTAGTTTTGACTGCTTTTTCCATGAATGATATTGGTATGATTTTGGGATTTATTGCAGTCTTTGGGGTTGGCTCTATGGCTGGAATGGTATTTGTAGGAAGCTTGATTGGCATTCCATTTGCATTTGGAACTAGATTTACATCAATCCAAAAAATATTTCGTTATGTGACAGGAACACTAAGTCTTATTATTGGATTTAACATAATGTATCAAATTGGGTGGTTATTTTAAATTTCTTTACAGAAAAAGTCCAAAAATATCATGCAAAAAAACTAAATGAGGCATTACAAAAACTAAAGTTTCATCAAGAGCTAAAGAAACGTCTAGAAAATGAGATAAAAATAATTGGTGATGAATCAAAAATAAATTTGGAAAAAGAAATAGGTAAACAAAATGAGATAATTGCCATTTGGAAAAAAAATATTGAAAAAATAAATGAACAACTAGCTAAATTAAAAAAATAAAAAAACTTGGAGAGGGAAACGACTATTCTATTTCATTATCGCCTCCTTGCAAAGACTGTTGAATTTTTTGCACGTAGTTATACAGATTAGATTTTTCCGCATTATTTGATTTAGGAGTAATACATACTTAGATTGAGAACTTTACATTTGTTAAAATTGGTTTATGATAATTAAATCATCGACTTTACATTTGTAAAATTCTATAATTATTTATCGCGGCACAGAGTAGTTAATTTCTATGCTTGCAACAAAGTTTAGAAAATTTTCAATGTATTTTGTATTTTCTAGTTATATCGTTATCTTATTTGCTATAGGTAACGTACTGGATGCTGATGCTGAAGAATTTACTATTGGCATTCCCTTTGGTGCTTTTA
This genomic window from Nitrosopumilus ureiphilus contains:
- a CDS encoding high frequency lysogenization protein HflD, which produces MIEETLEHIGILSPLLIMGLGLAVGIQHAFEPDHVTAVSTQILKSKFMAKSTKQLIRESITKSSILGVLWGSGHTTTLVLIGFLVYAFALTIQDKIFSGFEFIVGIMLVFLGVTTILNKKIQLKHKHPHQHKDGTIHLEKHTHDDSEHRHTHKSYLIGLIHGLAGSGSLVVLTAFSMNDIGMILGFIAVFGVGSMAGMVFVGSLIGIPFAFGTRFTSIQKIFRYVTGTLSLIIGFNIMYQIGWLF